Proteins encoded in a region of the Salvelinus fontinalis isolate EN_2023a chromosome 17, ASM2944872v1, whole genome shotgun sequence genome:
- the LOC129813922 gene encoding cytoplasmic dynein 1 intermediate chain 2-like isoform X9 encodes MADKQDKSELKAELERKKQRLAQIREEKKRKEEEKNKKKDGSDSKRGGEGGAAGAPDSSDLEKKRREAEALLQSMGIAPDITNGRYTGILTPLLCSCTLTPNYWEEEEEEEEMAEPKPAEESQEEKPDQEEKREEVPPKDLTEEEKMQLLHSEEFMTFFDRGSRIVERALSERVDVCFDYSGRDLEDKEGEMQAGAKISLNRAFSDERWSKNRVVTCLDWSPQYPELLVASYNNNEDAPHEPDGVALVWNMKFKKTTPEYTFHCQSAVMSAAFARFHPNLVVGGTYSGQIVLWDNRSNKRTPVQRTPLSASAHTHPVYCVNVVGTQNAHNLISISTDGKMCSWSLDMLSQPQDSLELVFKQSKAVAVTSMAFPLGDVNNFVVGSEDGSVYTACRHGSKAGISDVFEGHHGPVTGLSCHSAGGPVDFSHLFISSSFDWTVKLWTTKSTRPLYSFEDSCDYVYDVMWSPTHPALFACVDGSGRLDLWNLNNDTEVPSASVCVNGSPALNRVRWAHSGREIATGDSDGQVLVYDVGEQICVPKADEWTRLVHTLVEINENRDEGEELAAQRLVA; translated from the exons aTGGCAGATAAACAGGATAAGAGTGAGCTGAAGGCGGAGCTGGAGAGGAAGAAACAACGTCTGGCCCAAATCAGAGAGGAAaagaagagaaaggaggaggagaagaacaagaagaaggaT ggGTCTGACTCTAagcggggaggggaggggggtgcagCTGGGGCACCAGACTCGTCTGAcctggagaagaagaggagagaggctgaaGCTCTACTGCAGAGCATGGGGATCGCCCCTGATATAACCAATG GACGTTACACTGGGATCCTGACCCCTCTACTCTGCAGCTGCACTCTGACTCCGAACTACTGGG aagaggaggaagaggaggaggagatggccGAGCCCAAGCCAGCAGAGGAGTCCCAGGAGGAGAAACCTGATCAGGAGGAGAAGCGGGAAGAAG TCCCTCCCAAAGATCTGACTGAAGAAGAGAAGATGCAGCTTCTCCACTCGGAGGAATTCATGACGTTCTTCGATCGAGGGAGCAGGATTGTGGAGCGCGCTCTGTCTGAACGAGTGGACGTCTGCTTTGACTACAGTGGCCGAGACCTGGAAGACAAGGAGGG TGAGATGCAGGCGGGGGCTAAGATATCTCTGAACAGGGCGTTCTCTGACGAACGTTGGTCCAAGAACAGAGTGGTCACCTGTCTGGACTGGTCTCCTCAG TACCCTGAGCTGCTGGTGGCCTCCTACAACAACAACGAGGATGCTCCTCATGAGCCTGACGGAGTGGCTTTGGTCTGGAACATGAAGTTCAAGAAGACAACACCTGAATACACCTTCCACTGCCAG TCTGCAGTGATGTCAGCAGCGTTCGCCAGGTTCCATCCTAACCTGGTCGTGGGTGGTACTTACTCAGGCCAGATCGTCCTATGGGACAACAGGAGCAACAAGAGAACACCTGTACAGAGAACTCCTCTTTCTGCCTCCGCTCACACG CACCCAGTGTACTGTGTGAACGTGGTGGGGACCCAGAATGCGCACAACCTCATCAGCATCTCGACTGATGGAAAGATGTGCTCCTGGAGCCTGGACATGCTGTCTCAACCACAG GACAGTCTGGAGCTGGTGTTTAAGCAGTCGAAGGCAGTAGCAGTGACCTCCATGGCTTTTCCTCTGGGTGATGTGAACAACTTTGTGGTCGGGAGTGAAGATGGATCAGTCTACACCGCCTGCCGCCACGGGAg taaagcaGGTATCAGTGATGTGTTTGAGGGACATCATGGTCCGGTCACTGGGTTGAGCTGTCACAGTGCCGGGGGTCCCGTGGATTTCTCCCATCTGTTCATCTCTTCCTCCTTCGACTGGACCGTCAAGCTGTGGACCACCAAg agtaccCGTCCTCTGTATTCATTTGAGGACAGCTGTGACTATGTGTATGATGTCATGTGGTCTCCCACACACCCCGCCCTCTTCGCCTGTGTAGATGGATCTGGACGCCTGGACCTGTGGAACCTCAACAACGACACAGAG GTGCccagtgcaagtgtgtgtgtgaatgggtctCCTGCTCTGAACCGTGTGCGGTGGGCTCACTCAGGGAGAGAGATCGCTACAGGAGACTCAGACGGACAGGTGCTAGTCTATGACGTAGGGGAG CAAATCTGTGTGCCCAAGGCAGATGAATGGACCCGTTTGGTGCACACGCTGGTAGAGATCAACGAGAACCGCGATGAAGGAGAGGAGCTGGCCGCGCAGCGCCTAGTCGCCTGA
- the LOC129813922 gene encoding dynein, cytoplasmic 1, intermediate chain 2a-like isoform X2, with protein sequence MADKQDKSELKAELERKKQRLAQIREEKKRKEEEKNKKKDGSDSKRGGEGGAAGAPDSSDLEKKRREAEALLQSMGIAPDITNAQPLRVITEDTCLFHYLVPAPMSPSAKSMCSDTGSQDSGDGNSRTLHWDPDPSTLQLHSDSELLGRGLRLGMAKVTQVDFPPKQSVSYSKETQTPTCTQTHTQAKPEEEEEEEMAEPKPAEESQEEKPDQEEKREEVPPKDLTEEEKMQLLHSEEFMTFFDRGSRIVERALSERVDVCFDYSGRDLEDKEGEMQAGAKISLNRAFSDERWSKNRVVTCLDWSPQYPELLVASYNNNEDAPHEPDGVALVWNMKFKKTTPEYTFHCQSAVMSAAFARFHPNLVVGGTYSGQIVLWDNRSNKRTPVQRTPLSASAHTHPVYCVNVVGTQNAHNLISISTDGKMCSWSLDMLSQPQDSLELVFKQSKAVAVTSMAFPLGDVNNFVVGSEDGSVYTACRHGSKAGISDVFEGHHGPVTGLSCHSAGGPVDFSHLFISSSFDWTVKLWTTKSTRPLYSFEDSCDYVYDVMWSPTHPALFACVDGSGRLDLWNLNNDTEVPSASVCVNGSPALNRVRWAHSGREIATGDSDGQVLVYDVGEQICVPKADEWTRLVHTLVEINENRDEGEELAAQRLVA encoded by the exons aTGGCAGATAAACAGGATAAGAGTGAGCTGAAGGCGGAGCTGGAGAGGAAGAAACAACGTCTGGCCCAAATCAGAGAGGAAaagaagagaaaggaggaggagaagaacaagaagaaggaT ggGTCTGACTCTAagcggggaggggaggggggtgcagCTGGGGCACCAGACTCGTCTGAcctggagaagaagaggagagaggctgaaGCTCTACTGCAGAGCATGGGGATCGCCCCTGATATAACCAATG CCCAGCCTCTGAGAGTAATAACAGAGGATACGTGTTTGTTTCACTATCTAGTCCCCGCCCCTATGTCTCCCTCAGCCAAATCAATGTGCAGCGATACAGGAAGCCAGGACTCTGGAGATGGAAACTCTAg GACGTTACACTGGGATCCTGACCCCTCTACTCTGCAGCTGCACTCTGACTCCGAACTACTGGG GCGTGGTTTGAGGCTTGGCATGGCAAAGGTGACCCAGGTGGATTTCCCACCCAAACAGTCTGTGTCCTACTCCAAGGAGACACAGACCCCCacctgtacacaaacacacacacaggccaaacCAG aggaggaagaggaggaggagatggccGAGCCCAAGCCAGCAGAGGAGTCCCAGGAGGAGAAACCTGATCAGGAGGAGAAGCGGGAAGAAG TCCCTCCCAAAGATCTGACTGAAGAAGAGAAGATGCAGCTTCTCCACTCGGAGGAATTCATGACGTTCTTCGATCGAGGGAGCAGGATTGTGGAGCGCGCTCTGTCTGAACGAGTGGACGTCTGCTTTGACTACAGTGGCCGAGACCTGGAAGACAAGGAGGG TGAGATGCAGGCGGGGGCTAAGATATCTCTGAACAGGGCGTTCTCTGACGAACGTTGGTCCAAGAACAGAGTGGTCACCTGTCTGGACTGGTCTCCTCAG TACCCTGAGCTGCTGGTGGCCTCCTACAACAACAACGAGGATGCTCCTCATGAGCCTGACGGAGTGGCTTTGGTCTGGAACATGAAGTTCAAGAAGACAACACCTGAATACACCTTCCACTGCCAG TCTGCAGTGATGTCAGCAGCGTTCGCCAGGTTCCATCCTAACCTGGTCGTGGGTGGTACTTACTCAGGCCAGATCGTCCTATGGGACAACAGGAGCAACAAGAGAACACCTGTACAGAGAACTCCTCTTTCTGCCTCCGCTCACACG CACCCAGTGTACTGTGTGAACGTGGTGGGGACCCAGAATGCGCACAACCTCATCAGCATCTCGACTGATGGAAAGATGTGCTCCTGGAGCCTGGACATGCTGTCTCAACCACAG GACAGTCTGGAGCTGGTGTTTAAGCAGTCGAAGGCAGTAGCAGTGACCTCCATGGCTTTTCCTCTGGGTGATGTGAACAACTTTGTGGTCGGGAGTGAAGATGGATCAGTCTACACCGCCTGCCGCCACGGGAg taaagcaGGTATCAGTGATGTGTTTGAGGGACATCATGGTCCGGTCACTGGGTTGAGCTGTCACAGTGCCGGGGGTCCCGTGGATTTCTCCCATCTGTTCATCTCTTCCTCCTTCGACTGGACCGTCAAGCTGTGGACCACCAAg agtaccCGTCCTCTGTATTCATTTGAGGACAGCTGTGACTATGTGTATGATGTCATGTGGTCTCCCACACACCCCGCCCTCTTCGCCTGTGTAGATGGATCTGGACGCCTGGACCTGTGGAACCTCAACAACGACACAGAG GTGCccagtgcaagtgtgtgtgtgaatgggtctCCTGCTCTGAACCGTGTGCGGTGGGCTCACTCAGGGAGAGAGATCGCTACAGGAGACTCAGACGGACAGGTGCTAGTCTATGACGTAGGGGAG CAAATCTGTGTGCCCAAGGCAGATGAATGGACCCGTTTGGTGCACACGCTGGTAGAGATCAACGAGAACCGCGATGAAGGAGAGGAGCTGGCCGCGCAGCGCCTAGTCGCCTGA
- the LOC129813922 gene encoding cytoplasmic dynein 1 intermediate chain 2-like isoform X5: protein MADKQDKSELKAELERKKQRLAQIREEKKRKEEEKNKKKDGSDSKRGGEGGAAGAPDSSDLEKKRREAEALLQSMGIAPDITNAQPLRVITEDTCLFHYLVPAPMSPSAKSMCSDTGSQDSGDGNSRRGLRLGMAKVTQVDFPPKQSVSYSKETQTPTCTQTHTQAKPEEEEEEEEMAEPKPAEESQEEKPDQEEKREEVPPKDLTEEEKMQLLHSEEFMTFFDRGSRIVERALSERVDVCFDYSGRDLEDKEGEMQAGAKISLNRAFSDERWSKNRVVTCLDWSPQYPELLVASYNNNEDAPHEPDGVALVWNMKFKKTTPEYTFHCQSAVMSAAFARFHPNLVVGGTYSGQIVLWDNRSNKRTPVQRTPLSASAHTHPVYCVNVVGTQNAHNLISISTDGKMCSWSLDMLSQPQDSLELVFKQSKAVAVTSMAFPLGDVNNFVVGSEDGSVYTACRHGSKAGISDVFEGHHGPVTGLSCHSAGGPVDFSHLFISSSFDWTVKLWTTKSTRPLYSFEDSCDYVYDVMWSPTHPALFACVDGSGRLDLWNLNNDTEVPSASVCVNGSPALNRVRWAHSGREIATGDSDGQVLVYDVGEQICVPKADEWTRLVHTLVEINENRDEGEELAAQRLVA, encoded by the exons aTGGCAGATAAACAGGATAAGAGTGAGCTGAAGGCGGAGCTGGAGAGGAAGAAACAACGTCTGGCCCAAATCAGAGAGGAAaagaagagaaaggaggaggagaagaacaagaagaaggaT ggGTCTGACTCTAagcggggaggggaggggggtgcagCTGGGGCACCAGACTCGTCTGAcctggagaagaagaggagagaggctgaaGCTCTACTGCAGAGCATGGGGATCGCCCCTGATATAACCAATG CCCAGCCTCTGAGAGTAATAACAGAGGATACGTGTTTGTTTCACTATCTAGTCCCCGCCCCTATGTCTCCCTCAGCCAAATCAATGTGCAGCGATACAGGAAGCCAGGACTCTGGAGATGGAAACTCTAg GCGTGGTTTGAGGCTTGGCATGGCAAAGGTGACCCAGGTGGATTTCCCACCCAAACAGTCTGTGTCCTACTCCAAGGAGACACAGACCCCCacctgtacacaaacacacacacaggccaaacCAG aagaggaggaagaggaggaggagatggccGAGCCCAAGCCAGCAGAGGAGTCCCAGGAGGAGAAACCTGATCAGGAGGAGAAGCGGGAAGAAG TCCCTCCCAAAGATCTGACTGAAGAAGAGAAGATGCAGCTTCTCCACTCGGAGGAATTCATGACGTTCTTCGATCGAGGGAGCAGGATTGTGGAGCGCGCTCTGTCTGAACGAGTGGACGTCTGCTTTGACTACAGTGGCCGAGACCTGGAAGACAAGGAGGG TGAGATGCAGGCGGGGGCTAAGATATCTCTGAACAGGGCGTTCTCTGACGAACGTTGGTCCAAGAACAGAGTGGTCACCTGTCTGGACTGGTCTCCTCAG TACCCTGAGCTGCTGGTGGCCTCCTACAACAACAACGAGGATGCTCCTCATGAGCCTGACGGAGTGGCTTTGGTCTGGAACATGAAGTTCAAGAAGACAACACCTGAATACACCTTCCACTGCCAG TCTGCAGTGATGTCAGCAGCGTTCGCCAGGTTCCATCCTAACCTGGTCGTGGGTGGTACTTACTCAGGCCAGATCGTCCTATGGGACAACAGGAGCAACAAGAGAACACCTGTACAGAGAACTCCTCTTTCTGCCTCCGCTCACACG CACCCAGTGTACTGTGTGAACGTGGTGGGGACCCAGAATGCGCACAACCTCATCAGCATCTCGACTGATGGAAAGATGTGCTCCTGGAGCCTGGACATGCTGTCTCAACCACAG GACAGTCTGGAGCTGGTGTTTAAGCAGTCGAAGGCAGTAGCAGTGACCTCCATGGCTTTTCCTCTGGGTGATGTGAACAACTTTGTGGTCGGGAGTGAAGATGGATCAGTCTACACCGCCTGCCGCCACGGGAg taaagcaGGTATCAGTGATGTGTTTGAGGGACATCATGGTCCGGTCACTGGGTTGAGCTGTCACAGTGCCGGGGGTCCCGTGGATTTCTCCCATCTGTTCATCTCTTCCTCCTTCGACTGGACCGTCAAGCTGTGGACCACCAAg agtaccCGTCCTCTGTATTCATTTGAGGACAGCTGTGACTATGTGTATGATGTCATGTGGTCTCCCACACACCCCGCCCTCTTCGCCTGTGTAGATGGATCTGGACGCCTGGACCTGTGGAACCTCAACAACGACACAGAG GTGCccagtgcaagtgtgtgtgtgaatgggtctCCTGCTCTGAACCGTGTGCGGTGGGCTCACTCAGGGAGAGAGATCGCTACAGGAGACTCAGACGGACAGGTGCTAGTCTATGACGTAGGGGAG CAAATCTGTGTGCCCAAGGCAGATGAATGGACCCGTTTGGTGCACACGCTGGTAGAGATCAACGAGAACCGCGATGAAGGAGAGGAGCTGGCCGCGCAGCGCCTAGTCGCCTGA
- the LOC129813922 gene encoding dynein, cytoplasmic 1, intermediate chain 2a-like isoform X8, translating into MADKQDKSELKAELERKKQRLAQIREEKKRKEEEKNKKKDGSDSKRGGEGGAAGAPDSSDLEKKRREAEALLQSMGIAPDITNAKSMCSDTGSQDSGDGNSRRGLRLGMAKVTQVDFPPKQSVSYSKETQTPTCTQTHTQAKPEEEEEEEEMAEPKPAEESQEEKPDQEEKREEVPPKDLTEEEKMQLLHSEEFMTFFDRGSRIVERALSERVDVCFDYSGRDLEDKEGEMQAGAKISLNRAFSDERWSKNRVVTCLDWSPQYPELLVASYNNNEDAPHEPDGVALVWNMKFKKTTPEYTFHCQSAVMSAAFARFHPNLVVGGTYSGQIVLWDNRSNKRTPVQRTPLSASAHTHPVYCVNVVGTQNAHNLISISTDGKMCSWSLDMLSQPQDSLELVFKQSKAVAVTSMAFPLGDVNNFVVGSEDGSVYTACRHGSKAGISDVFEGHHGPVTGLSCHSAGGPVDFSHLFISSSFDWTVKLWTTKSTRPLYSFEDSCDYVYDVMWSPTHPALFACVDGSGRLDLWNLNNDTEVPSASVCVNGSPALNRVRWAHSGREIATGDSDGQVLVYDVGEQICVPKADEWTRLVHTLVEINENRDEGEELAAQRLVA; encoded by the exons aTGGCAGATAAACAGGATAAGAGTGAGCTGAAGGCGGAGCTGGAGAGGAAGAAACAACGTCTGGCCCAAATCAGAGAGGAAaagaagagaaaggaggaggagaagaacaagaagaaggaT ggGTCTGACTCTAagcggggaggggaggggggtgcagCTGGGGCACCAGACTCGTCTGAcctggagaagaagaggagagaggctgaaGCTCTACTGCAGAGCATGGGGATCGCCCCTGATATAACCAATG CCAAATCAATGTGCAGCGATACAGGAAGCCAGGACTCTGGAGATGGAAACTCTAg GCGTGGTTTGAGGCTTGGCATGGCAAAGGTGACCCAGGTGGATTTCCCACCCAAACAGTCTGTGTCCTACTCCAAGGAGACACAGACCCCCacctgtacacaaacacacacacaggccaaacCAG aagaggaggaagaggaggaggagatggccGAGCCCAAGCCAGCAGAGGAGTCCCAGGAGGAGAAACCTGATCAGGAGGAGAAGCGGGAAGAAG TCCCTCCCAAAGATCTGACTGAAGAAGAGAAGATGCAGCTTCTCCACTCGGAGGAATTCATGACGTTCTTCGATCGAGGGAGCAGGATTGTGGAGCGCGCTCTGTCTGAACGAGTGGACGTCTGCTTTGACTACAGTGGCCGAGACCTGGAAGACAAGGAGGG TGAGATGCAGGCGGGGGCTAAGATATCTCTGAACAGGGCGTTCTCTGACGAACGTTGGTCCAAGAACAGAGTGGTCACCTGTCTGGACTGGTCTCCTCAG TACCCTGAGCTGCTGGTGGCCTCCTACAACAACAACGAGGATGCTCCTCATGAGCCTGACGGAGTGGCTTTGGTCTGGAACATGAAGTTCAAGAAGACAACACCTGAATACACCTTCCACTGCCAG TCTGCAGTGATGTCAGCAGCGTTCGCCAGGTTCCATCCTAACCTGGTCGTGGGTGGTACTTACTCAGGCCAGATCGTCCTATGGGACAACAGGAGCAACAAGAGAACACCTGTACAGAGAACTCCTCTTTCTGCCTCCGCTCACACG CACCCAGTGTACTGTGTGAACGTGGTGGGGACCCAGAATGCGCACAACCTCATCAGCATCTCGACTGATGGAAAGATGTGCTCCTGGAGCCTGGACATGCTGTCTCAACCACAG GACAGTCTGGAGCTGGTGTTTAAGCAGTCGAAGGCAGTAGCAGTGACCTCCATGGCTTTTCCTCTGGGTGATGTGAACAACTTTGTGGTCGGGAGTGAAGATGGATCAGTCTACACCGCCTGCCGCCACGGGAg taaagcaGGTATCAGTGATGTGTTTGAGGGACATCATGGTCCGGTCACTGGGTTGAGCTGTCACAGTGCCGGGGGTCCCGTGGATTTCTCCCATCTGTTCATCTCTTCCTCCTTCGACTGGACCGTCAAGCTGTGGACCACCAAg agtaccCGTCCTCTGTATTCATTTGAGGACAGCTGTGACTATGTGTATGATGTCATGTGGTCTCCCACACACCCCGCCCTCTTCGCCTGTGTAGATGGATCTGGACGCCTGGACCTGTGGAACCTCAACAACGACACAGAG GTGCccagtgcaagtgtgtgtgtgaatgggtctCCTGCTCTGAACCGTGTGCGGTGGGCTCACTCAGGGAGAGAGATCGCTACAGGAGACTCAGACGGACAGGTGCTAGTCTATGACGTAGGGGAG CAAATCTGTGTGCCCAAGGCAGATGAATGGACCCGTTTGGTGCACACGCTGGTAGAGATCAACGAGAACCGCGATGAAGGAGAGGAGCTGGCCGCGCAGCGCCTAGTCGCCTGA